The nucleotide sequence GCCATACCGGTATTTGTCATTGACATACAGGGCTACAACATCATTTCTGTGCTGACATCAGAGATTGTCCCCATCATGGAGCTGCTGTCCTCCATGAAGACACACAGTGTCCCAGAGGACATAGATGTGAGTATCAAAAGCCATCGTGCACATTTGGCAACACTTTCATCGTGCAAAAAATATAGTAAAGCTCATTATACTCTGCAGATCCATTTATGTTGCAACTTTGCTTTTAACAGTTAGTGGGGTCTGAAATTGACAACATTGATGAAGATTAGCAAAAACTACTGAATAAAATGAATAATtcaaatactgtatactatattgtatgctcaaaaaaaagggaaatatatatttttttactaatACAATTTCTGAGATTGAGATTTTGAACTATTGACACCCCTGtcttcaatacctcaccttgcaaggataacgacactgagcctttttctaaaatgctTTGAGTTGGAGAACACACTGGGATGGATCTTAGACAATTTctccttccagatccttgatatcctatATCTGGGTTAATGGACTGGACTGTCCTCTTCAACAGGTTTTCAATCAGACCTGGGCAGGGGGGCTGGCTAACAACTGATGAGAGTGTGAAATAACACAAGCGTAGACCAAAATGGACCTTTCTCCAGGGAAATGACTCAGGACTTTTATTCAGGGAACGAAACAACAGAATGCGTCATGGCGCTGGGTAGCAATTACAACCAAACCAAAACCTAGCTTGTCTTTGAGCCTTTATACACAGGTCTTCTGGTCCCTGTCTGCTACTGGACATCTAAGCTGTTTACCGGCGTATCCAACAAAAGAAAACAGAAATCCAACAGTATTGTCCTTACTTGGGTCAGGTCTACAGCCAAGTAACATCCGGTAGGTTCCTGTCCAGTGTGGGTTTGATATCCTTCCCAGTGTTGGAGGGCTCTGCATGTCagctttttttaaatgtcttttttacctttatttaactaggcaagtcagttaagaacaaattcttattttcaatgactgcctaggaacagtgggttaactgccttgtttaggggcagaacgacagatatacctcgtcagctcggggattcgatccagcaacctttcagttactggcccaacgctctcaccactaCGCTCCGTCAGCTCTTGCCGCTCCAGACCAAAAAACTGATCTGGCCAGAGCCAGATTAAAACAGCCACCACCCAATCTCCAAGTAGTTATATCAAGTAGTAGTTTTCTCaatctgtattcaaatagttttaaaaaagtaATCGTTTCTGAGATGTATattcaaatagttttaaaaagtagTTATTTTTTGGGATCTATAATCAAGTAGTTGTTCCCCGGGAAAAAGTTACTTTCCACAAAGCATAGGTAAAACTATAGTTGTTATCTCAGGTCTTGAAAACCATGTTTTTAATTGAAGAAGGTAGTTCATACGCATGGACGAAGGATATTAAGGATCTGGAAgaattctgtatggaggaatggtttaagatccctcccaatgtgttctccaactcctaaaacattttagaaaaaggctccatgctgttatcctcgcaaggtgaggtattgaaaacgGGTGTCAATCATTTTTATCCCTACCTTTTTGGGAGATTATTACTTGTAAAACAAAATCTCTTATCTGAGCAATTATGTTAgtataatatacactgctcaaaaaaataaagggaacacttaaacaacacaatgtaactctaagtcaatcacacttctgtgaaatcaaactgtccacttaggaagcaacactgattgacaattaatttcacatgctgttgtgcaaatggaatagacaacaggtggaaattataggcaattagcaagacacccccaataaaggagtggttctgcaggtggtgactacagaccacttctcagttcctatgcttcctggctgatgttttggtcactttttaatgctggcggtgctttcactctagtggtagcatgagacggagtccacAACCCAcgcaagtggctcaggtagtgcagttcatccaggatggcacatcaatgcgagctgtggcaagaaggtttgctgtgtctgtcagcgtagtgtccagagcatggaggcgctaccaggagacaggccagtaattcaggagacgtggaggaggccgtaggaaggcaacaacccagcagcaggaccgctacctccgcctttgtgcaaggaggagcactgccagagccctgcaaaatgacctccagcaggccacaaatgtgcatgtgtttgctcaaacggtcagaaacagactccatgagggtggtataagggcccgacgtccacaggtgggggttgtgcatacagcccaacaccgtgcaggatgtttggcattttccagagaacaccaagattggcaaattcgccattggtgccctgtgctcttcacagatgaaagcaggttcacactgagcacatgtgacagtctggagacaccgtggagaacgttctgctgcctgcaacatcctccagcatgaccgctttggtggtgggtcagtcatggtgtggggtggcatttctttggggggctgcacagccctccatgtgctcgccagaggtagcctgactgccattaggtaccgagatgagttCCTCAgaacccttgtgagaccatatgctggtgcggttggccctgggttcctgcTAATGCAAAaccatgctagacctcatgtggctggagtgtgtcagcagttcctgcaagaggaaggcatagatgctatggactggcccgcccgttccccagaatCCAATaaagcacatctgggacatcatgtctcgctccatccaccaatgccacgttgcaccacagactgtgcaggagttggcggatgctttagtccaggtctgggaggagatccctcaggagaccatccgccacctcatcaggagcatgcccaggcgttgtagggaggtcatacaggcacatggaggccacacacactactgagcctcattttgacttgttttaaggacattacatcaaggTTGGATCAGCCTgcagtgtggttttccactttaattttgtgtgactccaaatccagacctccatgggttgatacatttgatttccattgataatttttatgatttttgtcagcacattcaactatgtaaagaaaaaagtattcatTCAGAtcttattttagtgttcccttttatttttttgagcagtgtaattccccccccccttttttttgaGCATACACATTTTTAGCTATACTGTATGTTTTTagtcatttttgctcatctttatcaaagcTGTCAATCATTTCTGACCCCACTGTATGTCCATGAGAAAGAGACTATTATACCTGCAGTTCACTGTCACATTATCACATGGGTATCCAAGAATGATATCCAACTAGTTTCACTGATATGTTAAGTCTTGCACAGCTTTCATTACCAGGCAAAAACCCCATTTGAAAATTAAACTAAAACTTCAAAGCCTCCACAATTTCTGTGGAAAAGAAAGCTGAAGGTTCTAACCAATGAGGCTCCACTGAAGCTTTAATTATCTTTTTGATGTTCATCAATGAGATGTGCAAAGTCACACACAATTCCACAATAATTTGAGGATTATACTACTCAAATTCGGGCAATaactactctctctgtctcaccacagTTAAAGTAGGCAAACATTTTTATCTTGTCCTTCATATTGAGGACTATTTCACCAAAGAACTCTTGTTTGTTCCAACTGTGTTAGATCAAGGACACCATCCTAAATGATGACGATATTGGAGACAGCTGCCATGAAGACTTCCTGCATAAGTAAGCACTGTTATTGTAGGCTTATCTGCTTCATTCTGAAAATTGGAAGCATCTTGCCTGTAAGTTGTCtacctgttttttttaaattattttttattatatatgtttttttttttacagtaccaGAACCATTTACTATTTAACCATAGGAAAAGTATAAATACTGCAAGGCAGTGTTGACTAAATTGAGCTCTGAGACTGATAAGTAATCTCTATTAACTAATGTTGCCAACAAGTGGAAAACCCTTCACATTATCAAGAAACAACCTTGAGTGTCCTTGCTTTTCTTTTTGTAGGATAGTCACAGggttaaaaaaacatgttttactctCCTTCAGGTTAACAGCTTTTCTCTCCTTTTTATCCAAACTGGGCAGGTCCATTAGGTACACATTGCTTACCTTGCACACTATATTTGTGATGAGATTGTAGTTATCAGCGGAATGCAGTTATGCACCCCTTGACAAATCTGTCTAAACATCATTATCTTAACTGCCTGTGGAGATGACAAATACACTGCACGTCATAATTTCTTTACTCAGCTTTTAAGTGTTCTTGCAGTAGTCAGGAAACACTTGTCACTTTAGAGACCTATATTAGTCATATTTTTATGACAAACACATGGacacattttaatacattttaatgtTGCTCATGTTCTCATTATGCTAAATTAATATCAAGTGACTATTCCTTGTCATTAATTTTTTTAAAGTACACACAAATGAAATTGCCTCCGTCTCTCAGGGCCATCAGTTCTCATCTCCAAACATGTGGCTGCTCCATGGTGGTCGGAAGCAACCCAGACAAAGTCAACAAGGTACTGACAGGCTGCCAATACTCTGCTTAACACATACATTggctactgtatgtatgtatgtatgcatgcatgtatcaGCATATGCATTCACACTCATGCACACAGTAGTTGTATAAAAATGTTCTATACACAGGCATGTCTGCATATGTTATTGTGTATCTACAAAAAAATTGCAGCATACCAAAATCTGACATTACAGgttaacacgcacacacacccacattctCCTCCaaatcctctctccctcattaaaATGCGGATGTGTTGTGAGGTATTCCACGTTGATTTGTGTTTTCTTGTGCTCTAGATAGTGCGAACACTGAGCCTTTTCCTCACCCCTGCTGAGAGGAAGTGCTCTCGGCTCTGTAAAGCTGACTCCTCTTTCAAGTACGACACAGGACTGTTTGTACAAGGCCTCCTCAAGGTACCACGCCACTCTAAATTACAGTTCTCTAATGCTGGTCCTGGAGAGCCAGTGGATGTGCAGGCAATtgttgtatatatttattttttagcaCTAACGCACTACAAACACTCTTCGGTCCAATGTGTTCAATGAGGGTTACTTAATTTTGTTTTCTCACATCTTGATTATCCCATTGTAAGTGCATGCAAATTAATAGTCATGCAAAGTAAGTATTTTATTTCAAACCAAGGCCTCAAAAAATGAACAAAAGGTCATAGCTTAACAGACTGCCAGTTTGGCATTGTGATCCCCCTCAttactctccccctcctttctccaAACCAAGGACTCCACGGGCAGCTTCGTCTTGCCCTTCCGCCAGGTGCTGTACTCGCCCTACCCGACCACACACATCGACGTGGACATCAACACGGTTAAGCAGATGCCACCCTGCCATGAGCACACGTACAACCAGCGCCTCTACATGCGCTCGGAGCTCAGCACACTCTGGAAGGCAGCCAGCGAGGATGACATCGCCCCCGACGCTGTCATTCACACCGATGAGTCCTTCACCCCCAACCTGTATGCTttcttctctcctgttctgttaTTCCAATTAAATTGGAATTGCCTGTGTTTTATTTAGATGCCTTAACAgcattgattgatttatttcatATGTATCAAATTTGTATGTCTTGTTTACATTAACATTCATGAAAGATGTGGATGTTAATTCTGTTTTTGTGACCACTAAAAGCTCCACTCTTTTCTCAGAAATATTTTTCAGGATGTTATGCATAAAGACACTCTGGTGAAGTTATTTATAGATGAGGTAAGACACCAGAAAAAAGGAAGCAACCATATTTGTGGTGCTGAAAAATGGTCTCATATGTCGGCCTTTTGTTGGCTTATCAGGGCCAACAATAATAGTTGATTCTCGGTGTTGTTCCCAGGTGTTCATGCTGAAGCCAGGCCTCAATCTGCGAAGTACTTACTTAGCCCAGTTCTTGCTGATCCTTCACAGGAAGGCTCTCACGCTACTCAAatacattgaagatgaaacgtaaGTTACCTTCCGCTATGGAAGCAGATGTAATTGGTTTCAATTGCACTTTTGTCCCAGCACAGCAGGACACCGTGTAATACAACTTTTTTATGTTTGAATTCCCCACCCTCAGGCAAAAGGGAAAGAAGCCTTTCCGCTCCTTGCGCAGCTTGAAGACAGACCTCGACCTGATGGTGGAAGGCGACTTGAATATTGTCATGGCTTTTGCTGAGAAGCTGAGGGCTGGACTGCACTCCTTTGTATTTGGGAAGCCATTCTACACCAGTGTACAGGAGCGAGACGTGCTCATGAGTTTTTGACTCTTTTACTCTTATCCTCATGACTTATGTTTGTTatctttaattatttatttttattgtagcATTGTCAttaaggaacctgcaagtaagcatttcattggacggtgtataccaaggttattatagtaaaaTAAACAAATTGTAAAAACAATATAGTAAACAAATAACATTTGCTGAAACGTATAATTGACTGCAAAACGAACTAAAATGGAAGCCATcataaattgtttttccccttcTAAACAAATCTAATACGATGTAACCTTTTTTTCTAATGGGGTTTTTGAGCTTCTGAATATGGTGTTTAAGTACTGCCAGTAGATGCTGACGTTTCAATAGGCTTAGTTTGTGCAttgctatcactagctaacagggaAGAAATCTGAGGGCAAGTGCAGAGCCGGACTGGGCTAAGCTAGAACAGCTTGTAAAGTTGGAGCCGTTCACAATCTACAGCGACAAActtcagactgacagacagttgCTGTCTGATGTGCCGTGCCTTCTCACTTGCAATCTACTAGTactgggggggagagagtgagaaagacacCTCTAGCAAGGATGGCTGTTTATCCTAAGCTGTGGCACTGGATCTGGTTTCTGCCCCTGCATCCCAAGAGAATATTCTTTGTCCGTGGGCAACTGTCATCAGGCTTAAGAAACCGAACGACCATCTCTCTGGAACCCAGTCTTCTTGAAGATGAACCAGAATCTTGTTTGGTggagcagaaacacacacaagctGGCTGGCTTTGAACTGATAGATTTGTGAATGTGTTGCTAATGTTTTTGCAGCCATTTTTATTAACCTATTTGAAGGGCTTAGTCAGTTACACATGTTTAATATTACATAAACATAAAATGTCAAATGGGCCAGGACTTCATTTGTTTTTTCCTTTCTGTCAGGTAAAGGTACCTGACTCTTATCTGCTACTACATTTTTAAAAGCATTGGAATTGTGTTAACATGGGCAAGAGTTTCCTTCCACCATAATTCTTGCATCAGTCTTGGTGTTTATCTTTTTAAATCCAAGATGTTAGGCCTATCACGTTATGTATTACTGCCCCCCCGCAAGAAGTGACATCCACCCCAAACTAACTATAGACCGACAACACACATGGCTCCTGTTTTTCTCAAACAAACTAAAGTAAAACTAGTAAACCAAGTCTGATCTAACAAACTAAACTGAATTTCAAATTAAAAACAATAGAAATAACATTAAATTAcaaaactataataaccttgaCGTATACCATGCATATCCTGTACATATGACTAATAAAACTTACCCATTTCAAGATGTGATAGTTAAGACATTTACATGTGATTTGTCCAAAAGCTGCCTTTTATTAGGGAGAGATTTTCTGTCCACTAAACAGTGTTTGAAATGTGCAAAAACAATACAGAATTTCCAAAGGTCCACATTTCAGATGTTGAATTTTTGGAGGATCTCTGTCCCATTTAAAAGTCCAAACACTCAATGTCTTATTGAAAGCGTGAGTCTGGTGTCTTCAGTGTCTGTGGTACAACGAGCACTTGGCGGGACTTCTTTATTTATGAAACTTGAATGTTTGGATACCTTTCATATCAATGTTAGCACACTGATTGTACAACATGTTTAATTACATGGCGGAAATCCAGAGTTAATGTAGTCTTTCTGTTGACTGACAGACTAGAACAGCCATGTCTAGGTTATGAACCACAATTGCCCTTTTCAGTGCCAATACTTCACGCTTACATGATAGCCAATTGTAGAGCTTTAGGTTGGCAAAATGATAATTACAAGAGGGACAACTTCATCTGATGCACGTATGGTCAACACACCCTCTGGTTTTGTTATAATGAACCATTTGCATGGGATATGGTCTGTAGTCTTGAATTTGAGCACATTGCAATTATGgatatgtactgtaggtctgagCATGCATGCTGATTGTTGACAAGAGACAGGTTATTTTTAGTATTGTTTTTCACATGTACATCTTGATGTGTATAGAATGAATTTAACTTATGAGGTATAATGTGATACACCAGGCCATATCATATCGGTATCATGTCTTACCATACTTGTTATCATATAGTTGCCATTTGATGACATGATTCTAAATGCATCTTAATGTTTTATCGTATAGCATCTTTGACTCATCAACTTTGACTCAGGTGGCCTTAACTTATTTTCTCACAAACTTTCATTGGCAGATGTGGTTTATGGCGTATGCCAATGAAACCTTAATATTGTTCACCCCACTGGCCTTCATGCTAATGCAGTATTCAAATTTTATTCTAACATTTGTCAATGCATCCATGAAGATGATAAATAAATGTGTCAATACAAAATGGTATGCATATTTACTAAAATTAGTTTACACATTTACTGGTCTTACAGAATGTGCATAGAAACAATGTCTAAATGATTTTACTTGTGTAAATAAGacattctttatttttaatacatttgcaaaaatgtttaacCTGTTTCACTtattagggggtattgtgtgtagattgaggaaaaacattaatttaatcaaattttagaataaggctataatttaacaaaatgtgaaaaaggtcaaggggtctgaatactttccaaatgtgcTGTAAACAGTACATTACATAAGACAATGTAAAAAGACATTGTGATTGTAAGATAAAACATTTCATACATAATCGCAttagatcagggatcatcaactagattcagccgcgggacaATTTTTTTCTTGATCAGATAGCTGGGGGCCagattgaccgcaagaagcctaaACATatgtaatatttgactaaaacaaccATTTCAAACTTTGATTACATTTGAAGACATTGCCTTGcttagggtgccgtctttcggatgggacgttaaaacaggtgtcctgactgtGGTCATTCAAAATCTCAtgacacttattgtaagagtaggggtgcctggagaagtgggtatagTTCAAACATTTCATACATAAAAGCTTTAGAtaagggatcatcaactagattcaaaATAGCCTATAGCCAAAATCCCACCATAGAAACGTGGAGGAAATTATTATTTTTGCGTtcccctgttctattggtttaatttaacctttatttcattgtctagcagccaaaggcattatcctaatcatattagcaacccatgatagttgttgcatctttaaatCCCCCCTCTTTCTAACGGAtatttccatctctgtccatGAAACCACTTGCATGTGCGGTGCGAATTTTAGAACGGTATTTTCCCGCAAATTGCGTTGACGCTTAGACCTACTGCGGTGTATACATTTCTGCGACTAATTAAGACAATAGTTTATCAACATGTTAAGCTAAACATTCCAATCTGTTCTATCAGCCCTATTGATTGATACGCGTATACCTTCCCTACTTTGATAAGTATCAGTGGCTACACTGAAAAATAAGCGGTTATACCTGATTATACCCGCCACTACAATATTGGAGTGTTCACCCTGGTCTCATGACTAAATTCCCAACCgagccacctaatcatccccctcATTCCTAAATGGCATATATCACTCCTTACCTCTCCACCTGATGTATGGTGAGCGTTCTGGAACAAAAAATGATTGCCATGCATCACTGAAGTGTGTGCTACACATTGTGATGGTGGATGAGGGGAGTTTCCCCCTACTATGTAAAGCAATTTGAGTACCTCAGCTGGTAGAAAAGtgctctctctcatatatatatatatatatatatatatatatatatataaatatataatatatatatatatatatatatatatatatccaatcAATTATTATTTATATACAATCACATGACTTATGCCTAGGACTATTTGGGAACATATTTTCTAATTCAAAAATAAATTGGAGCTGATTCtattttttttacagtattatatccaaaaatgatattccacaaaagttgtatttttatttagtttGCGCTTAATAAAACAACCCACGGAGCAAATTCGGTTCGTGGGCCGCCAGTTGGGAAACCCTGCATTAGATAGTACTCAGGTCGTGcataataataaaaacattacaGTTGATACGCTGAAATTAATATCAATCTTCAAAGTGGGTTGTACTTTGTCAAATCCCTTGTCTCAATTGGTTGATTTATCGCCCACGACTTACCCATTGGTCGAATGTTGGATTTGGTGTCTGCGAAAGGAAGAACTGTCAACTAGTTTGCTGCCATGCAGATATTTTGGAGAGCTGCTAAGGATGTCTAAAAGAACAAAAGAATAGTAAATCCCGAAGAATTGGCGCAAAATGAAATCGAATGTCATACAACGTATTAAGGTTTGTGTTCTATTTTTGTCCTTAGACTTTCTATAAGGATAAAGAATACCAAGTCGTTGGGTGCGGCCTGTTGTAAACatactacagtagctagctaacgtcatTATCTTACCTGAAGCGGTGGGGAACCACGGCTGTCAAAAAAAAATGTTACGAGGCAGACGTGGCGCAGCAATTGTCTGTCGGTTTACATCAAATTTCCCCATATTTATGCGTTTTGTTAATAGTTTAAGTTAATGACCTGAGAATACCGCAAATCTCAAATGAATTGTTTGCGGAAGGCCGTACAAGCTAACGCTCGTGCCCACAACAAACAAatatagctaacattagctactaGCTAACTAAGTAAAAACGTTTTCAGAACATTCATCAAGGGTTAGCCGGGGGGCCTTCACCTGGTCGTTAAATACTATCGATCTGGGGGTCCCAGGCTAAACATGGTCGTGAACAGCAGCTAGCTGTATTTATTGCAATCCATGAAAATGGTGATGGAATAAGTCGCTAGTGCAAGGTTAAACGAACCCAATTCGGTCCTGGGTAACTTACCACGGTTTGTTTTTTTGCCTGAGCACAACAGAGTTGATTCAAATAATGAAAGCTCGATGATTTCATTATTTGAATCGGCTGTGTAGTACTTGGGCAAataccaaaacgtgcacccctttgggtcctaaggaccgagtttgggaaacgctgcacTAGCGAGAGTGCAAGGTTCACTTGTTGTTCTGAAAGCCTCTTATCTAGCTTGCCTCCAACTAACTTGCAAACAAATAGAAATACTCGAATGTATGACTATCACGTGGCTAGTTAGTACGAAACTATTTGTCATTATGGTTGCTTCACTGATTGTGCTGTTATCAAACGTCCAATTTTCTCTTGCAACACGTCTGAGCATGCCTTGAAAGATTTAAAGAATGAATCCTCTTTTGCTGTCTGCGTGAGATGACTTGCTGTCTGTATGACACTGCTTAAGCATACTGGGCCAACATGATGAGCCTCACCGACACAAGGAAATAACATTGTCACGTGATGTCCTAGGTTGAAAAAGTAGATTTCCAGATAGTGTGCCTGGCAGGACCTAGATAGTATTCTATTTTTGTCATAACTGTTGCTCATAATCTACTACCATGGCATGTTTCGTATCACTTTACTCAGATCTGATTCATCAACTTCCTGTAGTATTAGGCGTACGATCACTCTGAACCTTCAGGAAAAACTGTCGCTTCATCAGACAAGCCTGATTCACAGTTCTGGTTTCACACAACcggactaacacacacacacacacacacacacacacacacacacacacacacacacacacacacacacacacacacacacacacacacacacagtgtttatGAACGGCAGTGCTTATGTCCCATGCATGccccccccttcatctacacagcATGATCTAAGGTGGATTAGGTAGGGATTTGCTTGTGTGTGTTCAACTACTGACCTCTTTTTCTGCATAACAACTGGACTACTACCACACCATGCTTGTGCGTTGAGCCTTACTCACACACAGGTAGCTAAGAGGTTTCACTCTTGCCCCACTCAACATGACCTGCCTGAGAAACTGTGCCCCATTCAATCAATACTTGGAAGTGTCCAAGTTAAACAATACTCTTCAATTATTGTTGGAGAGCAAGCTTACGCCTGAACCACAAGGGCTGCAGACTAGGCTATGTCTGGACATTTTAGGGTCGTTTCATCTGATTTCAAACACTTCTTGAACAAAACTTTTTATACATATTTGCCCATGGTAGAAGAGGTCAGAAAGTAACTTTTTGgtcctgaatgccaaaacatttagGAGAACAAAGTTGAACTATTTTGCACACACCACCCTatcatgagacatccatgtcttcaacactggaaaatataaatgtttgaGTTTGattatcatttaaaagcttacaaaccgggttgtcaaactattttgTAATTTCTagagttaaaaaatatataaaatatttgtacctttttttaaagggtcaatctgcagttgctacattttttaaaactataTGAATGATGTATTCATTGATTTATGAAAATAACTTCTTATGAATGTCTcatgaacccaaaatataagcttgttttactccaatgcttgtaaatgtaaacaaacactgtataccatcaaaacatggttaaaactaatAATTTTgttatcatggatggtcagtccttgcatccatagctctatgAATCTGAATGGTTAGATTTCTCCAGCCcaatccctcagctttttaccttAATAGTGGTGAGGAGGACACTTTTGTAATTGTTTCAACTGCTAATTGCCACGTT is from Oncorhynchus masou masou isolate Uvic2021 chromosome 32, UVic_Omas_1.1, whole genome shotgun sequence and encodes:
- the c9orf72 gene encoding guanine nucleotide exchange factor C9orf72 homolog isoform X3, which codes for MSSGPPQSPAVAKTEVTVEGECPLLAATFAYWDNILGPRVRHIWAPRCEQPLLLSDGEVTFLANHTLNGEILRSAECGAVDVKFFVLAEKGVIIVSLIFDGELKGDKNTCALSIILPQTELAFYLPLHTVCVERLKHIIRKGRIWMQKGYNIISVLTSEIVPIMELLSSMKTHSVPEDIDIKDTILNDDDIGDSCHEDFLHKAISSHLQTCGCSMVVGSNPDKVNKIVRTLSLFLTPAERKCSRLCKADSSFKYDTGLFVQGLLKDSTGSFVLPFRQVLYSPYPTTHIDVDINTVKQMPPCHEHTYNQRLYMRSELSTLWKAASEDDIAPDAVIHTDESFTPNLNIFQDVMHKDTLVKLFIDEVFMLKPGLNLRSTYLAQFLLILHRKALTLLKYIEDETQKGKKPFRSLRSLKTDLDLMVEGDLNIVMAFAEKLRAGLHSFVFGKPFYTSVQERDVLMSF
- the c9orf72 gene encoding guanine nucleotide exchange factor C9orf72 homolog isoform X2 produces the protein MEAPIAVWICTKLLQYSNNMSSGPPQSPAVAKTEVTVEGECPLLAATFAYWDNILGPRVRHIWAPRCEQPLLLSDGEVTFLANHTLNGEILRSAECGAVDVKFFVLAEKGVIIVSLIFDGELKGDKNTCALSIILPQTELAFYLPLHTVCVERLKHIIRKGRIWMQKGYNIISVLTSEIVPIMELLSSMKTHSVPEDIDIKDTILNDDDIGDSCHEDFLHKAISSHLQTCGCSMVVGSNPDKVNKIVRTLSLFLTPAERKCSRLCKADSSFKYDTGLFVQGLLKDSTGSFVLPFRQVLYSPYPTTHIDVDINTVKQMPPCHEHTYNQRLYMRSELSTLWKAASEDDIAPDAVIHTDESFTPNLNIFQDVMHKDTLVKLFIDEVFMLKPGLNLRSTYLAQFLLILHRKALTLLKYIEDETQKGKKPFRSLRSLKTDLDLMVEGDLNIVMAFAEKLRAGLHSFVFGKPFYTSVQERDVLMSF
- the c9orf72 gene encoding guanine nucleotide exchange factor C9orf72 homolog isoform X1 translates to MTSIFSSYKISIYCSSCIILPARRDLRSTFLVFQPTPRYSNNMSSGPPQSPAVAKTEVTVEGECPLLAATFAYWDNILGPRVRHIWAPRCEQPLLLSDGEVTFLANHTLNGEILRSAECGAVDVKFFVLAEKGVIIVSLIFDGELKGDKNTCALSIILPQTELAFYLPLHTVCVERLKHIIRKGRIWMQKGYNIISVLTSEIVPIMELLSSMKTHSVPEDIDIKDTILNDDDIGDSCHEDFLHKAISSHLQTCGCSMVVGSNPDKVNKIVRTLSLFLTPAERKCSRLCKADSSFKYDTGLFVQGLLKDSTGSFVLPFRQVLYSPYPTTHIDVDINTVKQMPPCHEHTYNQRLYMRSELSTLWKAASEDDIAPDAVIHTDESFTPNLNIFQDVMHKDTLVKLFIDEVFMLKPGLNLRSTYLAQFLLILHRKALTLLKYIEDETQKGKKPFRSLRSLKTDLDLMVEGDLNIVMAFAEKLRAGLHSFVFGKPFYTSVQERDVLMSF